In the Saccopteryx leptura isolate mSacLep1 unplaced genomic scaffold, mSacLep1_pri_phased_curated manual_scaffold_61, whole genome shotgun sequence genome, one interval contains:
- the LOC136387070 gene encoding LOW QUALITY PROTEIN: uncharacterized protein (The sequence of the model RefSeq protein was modified relative to this genomic sequence to represent the inferred CDS: inserted 1 base in 1 codon; deleted 1 base in 1 codon; substituted 4 bases at 4 genomic stop codons) yields MGQKTSTPLSLTLSHWSEVDAXAHNLSLLVKKRKXQTFCASEWPTFGVGWLTTGTFHKDTIKAVKAVVFNPGPHGHPDQQPYIWVWEDLADDPPPWVRPFLPPPTPSLPITLSTTPGPPRPALTHPDLCSMLPLKPPEPMVPASSLYPPLPSSVLPESQTDLILFNSGLPPPYPRDVPASAAGPQLGAPHQDEREPSVEGPAQGTWSRRAQTPDDVAVTLPLXPFGPPVPDGQGGNMPALQYWPFSSSDLYNWKNNNPPFSEDPVKLTDLLESLMFSHQPTWDDCQQLLGILFTSEERDRILLKARKLVPGPDGRPTQLPNLIDEAFPLRRPNWDPNTPEGRQRLLLYRQTLMMGLRAVARRPTNLAKVREVIQGPEESPSRFPERLIEAYRRYTPFDPESEEQRXALAMAFIGQSATNIRRKLQRMDGLQDMALRDLVKEADKVYYKRETAEEKEQRLEKEREEQESKRDKRRNKELTKILATVVGKQDRRGKHSTSGPNQKPKLGPNQCAYCKEEGHWVRDCPKKKKKKTEEILALGDXGRQGSDPLPELRVTFNVEGTPIDFEVDTGAVYSTLQSPLGLLQTKKSLVQGANGCQHRSWTTKRTMDLGRGKVQHSFLVIPECPAPLLGRDLLTKLGASIDFKPQGPEVRFSNPLVSQPVVTMLTLSAEDEYKLYETPAPGPHSTEDRWLQSFPEAWAETAGPGLAVQRPLVVVYLKPSATPIRVKQYYMSKEAREGIRPHIQRLLGQGILRPCQSGWNTPLLPVKKPGTGDYRPVQDLREVNSRVMDIHPTVPNPYNLLSTLSPDRKWYTVLDLKDAFFCLRLHEDSQPLFAFEWTDPENGLSGQLTWTRLPQGFKNSPTIFDKALYQDLSAYRASTPEVTLLQYVDDLLLAAATIEQCEQGTEKLLVELAKLGYRASTKKAQICQPKVTFLGYSL; encoded by the exons ATGGGACAGAAAACTTCCACCCCACTGTCCCTGACTTTGTCTCATTGGTCTGAGGTTGATGCCTGAGCCCATAATCTGTCTCTTCTTGTTAAGAAGCGCAAGTAGCAGACTTTCTGTGCCTCCGAGTGGCCCACCTTCGGAGTAGGTTGGCTGACCACTGGAACCTTTCACAAGGACACCATAAAGGCGGTTAAAGCAGTTGTCTTCAATCCAGGACCTCATGGCCATCCGGATCAACAGCCTTATATTTGGGTTTGGGAGGACCTGGCCGACGACCCTCCTCCTTGGGTCcgacctttccttcctccccctacaCCCTCCCTTCCAATAACCCTCTCCACCACTCCGGGCCCTCCCAGACCTGCTCTAACTCATCCAGACCTCTGCTCTATGCTTCCACTCAAACCTCCGGAGCCAATGGTGCCTGCTTCATCCCTgtatcctccccttccctcctctgttctccctgaatctcaaactgaccttattctttttaattcaggACTCCCGCCTCCCTATCCCAGGGATGTCCCTGCCAGCGCTGCAGGTCCCCAGCTTGGGGCCCCACATCAGGACGAGCGGGAACCATCAGTGGAGGGTCCAGCCCAAGGTACCTGGAGCCGGAGAGCACAAACCCCAGATGACGTGGCCGTCACCCTGCCCCTTTGACCTTTCGGACCCCCTGTCCCTGACGGCCAAGGAGGGAACATGCCGGCGCTTCAGTATTggcccttctcctcctcagaTCTATACAATTGGAAAAACAATAATCCGCCTTTTTCAGAGGACCCTGTCAAACTTACTGACCTTCTCGAGTCTCTTATGTTTTCCCATCAGCCCACTTGGGATGACTGCCAGCAGCTTTTAGGTATCCTCTTCACCTCCGAAGAAAGAGACCGAATTCTCCTCAAGGCCAGGAAATTGGTTCCTGGACCTGATGGTCGTCCTACTCAACTCCCCAACCTTATAGATGAGGCTTTTCCCCTGAGGCGGCCTAACTGGGACCCTAATACACCTGAAGGTAGGCAGCGACTCTTACTCTATCGCCAGACTCTGATGATGGGTCTCCGAGCGGTGGCGAGACGCCCCACTAATTTGGCTAAGGTAAGAGAAGTAATTCAAGGGCCAGAGGAATCCCCATCCAGATTCCCAGAGAGACTAATAGAAGCCTATAGGAGGTACACCCCTTTCGACCCTGagtctgaagaacaga gggcACTGGCTATGGCTTTTATAGGACAGTCAGCTACTAATATTCGGAGGAAACTCCAGAGGATGGATGGGTTACAGGACATGGCTCTGAGAGATTTAGTCAAGGAAGCTGATAAGGTATACTATAAAagagagacagcagaggaaaaggagcaaagattagaaaaagaacgTGAGGAGCAGGAAAGTAAGCGAGATAAACGGAGAAATAAAGAGTTAACGAAGATTTTGGCTACCGTAGTAGGGAAACAAGATAGAAGAGGAAAGCATAGTACCTCGGGcccaaaccaaaaaccaaaattagGACCTAACCAGTGTGCCTACTGTAAAGAAGAAGGACACTGGGTCAGGGATTGccctaagaagaagaaaaagaagactgaggaaaTCCTTGCCCTAGGAGATTAGGGGCGTCAGGGTTCGGACCCCCTCCCCGAACTCAGGGTAACATTCAATGTAGAGGGGACACCAATCGACTTTGAGGTGGATACAGGAGCAGTTTACTCCACCTTGCAGAGCCCGCTGGGTCTCctc caaacaaaaaaatccttggTCCAGGGGGCAAATGGATGCCAGCATAGGTCATGGACAACTAAAAGGACAATGGACCTGGGGAGGGGAAAAGTACAGCACTCCTTTCTGGTCATACCAGAATGCCCTGCCCCACTGCTGGGGAGGGATTTGCTTACCAAGTTGGGGGCGAGTATTGATTTCAAACCTCAGGGACCAGAAGTAAGATTCAGTAACCCTCTTGTCAGTCAGCCTGTTGTGACCATGCTGACCTTGTCTGCTGAAGATGAGTATAAACTGTATGAGACCCCTGCCCCCGGACCCCATTCAACAGAAGACAGGTGGCTTCAGAGCttcccagaggcctgggcagaaaCGGCAGGGCCAGGATTGGCAGTACAAAGGCCTCTGGTGGTAGTATACTTAAAACCCTCCGCCACCCCCATAAGGGTCAAACAATACTACATGAGTAAAGAGGCCCGGGAAGGCATTAGACCTCACATCCAGAGGCTGCTAGGACAAGGGATCCTGAGGCCTTGTCAATCAGGGTGGAACACCCCTCTGCTACCAGTGAAGAAACCAGGGACAGGGGACTATAGACCAGTCCAGGATTTGAGAGAGGTTAACAGTCGGGTAATGGACATACATCCAACGGTCCCGAACCCTTACAACCTCCTCAGTACCCTGAGTCCTGACAGGAAGTGGTATACAGTACTGGacctgaaagatgccttcttctgcTTGCGCCTGCATGAGGACAGCCAACCCctgtttgcttttgaatggactgACCCTGAGAACGGACTCAGCGGACAGCTCACCTGGACGCGGCTACCCCAGGGCTTCAAGAACTCTCCCACCATCTTTGACAAAGCCCTGTACCAGGACTTGAGTGCCTACCGAGCCTCCACCCCTGAGGTAACTCTGTTGCAGTATGTTGATGATCTGTTACTTGCAGCCGCCACCATAGAGCAGTGTGAACAGGGAACTGAGAAACTGCTTGTCGAACTGGCCAAACTGGGATACCGGGCATCCACCaaaaaggcccagatctgccaacccaaagtcaccttcctGGGCTACTCTCTCTGA